One Halomonas sp. M4R1S46 genomic window carries:
- a CDS encoding DUF6708 domain-containing protein, with protein sequence MQRIQTFFADLSQQAGLADEIIRLSPRRRAAAKPYQLGDVQEQNEVYLDLATGADFTKGGLTGTMVMIFFYMALLVSPLLGQPDQVDNYLTFFSVLFGIAFITLFIEVLLPFPMPVRFNRRTREIYFQDRRKLYHVPWDEAVAWMQQTRQVTQYTGATRMTSLQVLLQRFRQPDEVIALQLSLPMGKTPEIQGMLWEYLRCYMEKGPWFDEEGEPLLASNRDEVLKNRWGKKADLRGSWQACEKEMELGIGTKLGSFFLMLSQVGFYPAALVQDWTTAVARRRAEKGQWDKRVRERCRPDGPTTRLYDLEVEEGLHRDDSEDHPEAAAR encoded by the coding sequence ATGCAGCGCATCCAGACCTTCTTCGCCGACCTGTCCCAACAGGCGGGCCTGGCCGACGAGATCATCCGCCTCTCGCCGCGCCGCCGCGCCGCCGCCAAGCCTTATCAGCTCGGCGACGTTCAGGAGCAGAACGAGGTCTATCTGGACCTGGCCACCGGCGCCGATTTCACCAAGGGCGGGCTCACCGGGACCATGGTGATGATTTTCTTCTACATGGCGTTGCTGGTGTCCCCCCTTCTGGGACAGCCAGATCAAGTCGATAACTATCTGACTTTTTTTAGCGTGCTATTCGGCATCGCCTTTATCACCCTTTTTATCGAAGTGCTGCTGCCCTTTCCCATGCCGGTGCGCTTCAACCGCCGCACCCGAGAGATCTACTTCCAGGACCGCCGCAAGCTCTACCATGTGCCCTGGGACGAGGCGGTGGCCTGGATGCAGCAGACCCGCCAGGTCACCCAGTACACCGGCGCCACCCGCATGACCTCTCTTCAGGTGCTGCTGCAGCGCTTCCGGCAGCCGGACGAGGTGATCGCCCTGCAGCTCTCGCTGCCCATGGGAAAGACCCCGGAGATCCAGGGCATGCTCTGGGAGTACCTGCGCTGCTATATGGAGAAAGGCCCTTGGTTCGATGAGGAGGGCGAGCCGCTGTTGGCATCCAACCGTGATGAGGTCCTGAAAAACCGCTGGGGGAAAAAGGCCGACCTTCGAGGGAGTTGGCAAGCCTGTGAAAAAGAAATGGAACTTGGCATAGGTACCAAGCTTGGTAGCTTCTTTCTCATGCTTTCCCAAGTTGGCTTCTATCCTGCTGCCTTGGTCCAGGATTGGACTACCGCCGTGGCCCGTCGCCGCGCCGAGAAGGGCCAGTGGGACAAACGGGTGCGGGAGCGCTGCCGCCCGGACGGCCCCACCACCCGGCTCTACGACCTGGAGGTCGAGGAAGGGCTGCATCGGGACGATTCGGAGGATCACCCGGAGGCCGCCGCGCGATAA
- a CDS encoding Hcp family type VI secretion system effector — translation MPTPCYISIEGQTQGNITAGAFTPESVGNIYVEGHEDQMLVQEFKHIVTVPTDPQSGQPSGQRAHKPFIFTVALNKAVPLMYNALASGEMLPNVELKWYRTSVEGKQEHFFTTTLTDATIVDINLRMPHAQDINKSEFTQLMDVSLAYRKIDWEHTVAGTSGSDDWRAPIEA, via the coding sequence ATGCCTACCCCGTGCTATATCAGCATCGAAGGCCAGACCCAGGGCAACATCACCGCCGGTGCCTTCACCCCCGAATCCGTCGGCAACATCTACGTCGAGGGCCACGAGGACCAGATGCTGGTGCAGGAGTTCAAGCACATCGTCACCGTCCCCACCGACCCGCAGTCCGGTCAGCCCTCCGGTCAGCGTGCCCACAAGCCGTTCATCTTCACCGTGGCCCTGAACAAGGCCGTGCCGCTGATGTACAACGCCCTGGCCTCCGGCGAGATGCTGCCCAACGTCGAGCTGAAGTGGTACCGCACCTCCGTGGAGGGCAAGCAGGAGCACTTCTTCACCACCACCCTGACCGACGCCACCATCGTCGACATCAACCTGCGCATGCCCCATGCCCAGGACATCAACAAGTCCGAGTTCACCCAGCTGATGGATGTCTCCCTGGCCTACCGCAAGATCGACTGGGAGCACACCGTCGCCGGCACCTCCGGTTCCGACGACTGGCGCGCGCCCATCGAGGCCTGA
- a CDS encoding DUF6708 domain-containing protein has product MPRIQTFFADLSQKAGLADEIIRLSPRRRAAAKPFQLGDVQEQNEVYLDLATGADFTKGGLTGTMVMIFFYMALIGSPALRQEGQVENYFIAFGILFGIAFITLFIEVLLPFPMPVRFNRRTREIYFQDRRKLYHVPWDEAVAWMQQTRQVTQYTGATRMTSLQVLLQRFRQPDEVIALQLSLPMGKTPEIQAMLWEYLRCYMEKGPWFDEQGESLTVSNRDKVLDKRRGNKADLRGDWQICKQDMELGTGTKLGTAFIMLFHIGFYPAALVQDWTTAVARRRAEKRQWHKRVRERCRSDGPTTRLYDQEVEAGLLRDDSDDISEAAAR; this is encoded by the coding sequence ATGCCACGCATCCAGACCTTCTTCGCCGACCTTTCCCAAAAGGCGGGCCTGGCCGACGAGATCATCCGCCTCTCGCCGCGCCGCCGCGCCGCCGCCAAGCCCTTCCAGCTCGGCGACGTTCAGGAGCAGAACGAGGTCTATCTGGACCTGGCCACCGGCGCCGATTTCACCAAGGGCGGGCTCACCGGGACCATGGTGATGATTTTCTTCTACATGGCGCTCATTGGCTCACCCGCATTGCGACAAGAAGGGCAGGTCGAAAATTATTTTATTGCCTTTGGCATCCTGTTCGGCATCGCCTTTATCACCCTTTTTATCGAAGTGCTGCTGCCCTTTCCCATGCCGGTGCGCTTCAACCGCCGCACCCGAGAGATCTACTTCCAGGACCGCCGCAAGCTCTACCATGTGCCCTGGGACGAGGCGGTGGCCTGGATGCAGCAGACCCGCCAGGTCACCCAGTACACCGGCGCCACCCGCATGACCTCTCTTCAGGTGCTGCTGCAGCGCTTCCGGCAGCCGGACGAGGTGATCGCCCTGCAGCTCTCGCTGCCCATGGGCAAGACCCCGGAGATCCAGGCCATGCTCTGGGAATACCTGCGCTGCTATATGGAGAAAGGCCCCTGGTTCGATGAGCAGGGGGAGTCGTTGACAGTTTCCAACCGCGATAAGGTGCTCGATAAGCGCCGAGGGAATAAAGCCGACCTTCGAGGGGATTGGCAAATATGTAAACAAGATATGGAGCTAGGCACAGGCACCAAGCTTGGTACGGCTTTCATTATGCTATTTCACATTGGCTTCTATCCGGCAGCGTTGGTCCAGGACTGGACCACTGCCGTGGCCCGGCGTCGCGCCGAGAAGCGCCAGTGGCACAAGCGGGTACGGGAGCGCTGCCGCTCGGACGGCCCCACTACCCGACTCTACGATCAGGAGGTCGAGGCTGGGCTGCTTCGGGACGATTCTGACGATATCTCGGAGGCCGCCGCGCGCTAA
- a CDS encoding toxin VasX, with protein MSAAQCPLLAALIPVRYAVGHEALTSDFLDGLALPPLEGACLSEDETSDSRTLRYVARPLRDGWCYAWLEAQQRLVEYKVEGGRLEETTRGGPVVMPGGGPYLFLPAGETALLAWSPVRWSEAHYADLAAKATRRQARMRAITPGQGPASGPLAWATEVPELAGAFDTAFAWSSEPGLDLPRWETLMPTLTQAEIQAVAVVDDPWGVVIDLAYLIRRGYAQREAWFAEEGEERTLARYILALARQNREFWAELPQLADQPRIEEAARRYDAEIADLEARLSRIVTDWQAWMETLWTQGEVVSLAAAQAHFDPAEPEHHDAMETLWTAGLLGPTQSQAGAELVERLMDPQRGPQGEEAGHSLWAVLLSQPRSLTLSDVARLLTAGDLAAEHDWQGWTANLNQLAAGLGQGTAALREGLFIAIGPVVGPLLKQQGAMSAHQTLVAGYFAAALARSGQRLAAEPVAARQLVDWLNEPAVRAAGAPASLARLRPDLLPELEGRRITTLRLAANDATAPPRGNPFVETLEDAKLKSLLLVINGWMLKDAVADVLDEGLSVETGLPLGSSAAGTAAVVGAITQQVFEIRADSLQATSGMSVVWKKRYGEFLFMGQATNFALGLATAFDAISFGRQALDRWSKGDADSTAVLAGMSAASAGQAALAARAFWLYRRARVALALGQAAEAAALASRAGTPGMMLGLVILVIGGAVSLHFTRETPLQDWVRNTRFGRRPAAWAGDLEQELDRLFRLLYAPRVRLERRDEWNHRLGTRYQSVWLLVEFPGAAPPFPGMFTWQAKATWSTGWFGGETREVVLTEQDLALDIGGRHGDRPVYRRIFHDDAEGATLQGLSGTLYYRPRPGLTLSPIELSID; from the coding sequence ATGAGTGCCGCCCAGTGTCCCTTGCTCGCCGCTCTCATTCCGGTGCGCTATGCCGTTGGCCATGAGGCATTGACCAGCGACTTCCTCGATGGACTCGCCCTGCCACCCCTCGAAGGCGCCTGCCTGAGTGAAGACGAGACATCGGATTCCCGCACCCTGCGCTACGTGGCGCGACCGCTGCGGGACGGCTGGTGCTATGCATGGCTGGAAGCCCAGCAGCGCCTGGTGGAATACAAAGTGGAGGGTGGCAGGCTCGAGGAGACCACCCGCGGCGGTCCCGTGGTGATGCCGGGTGGCGGCCCCTACCTCTTTCTACCGGCGGGGGAGACGGCGTTGCTGGCCTGGTCACCCGTTCGCTGGAGCGAGGCGCACTATGCCGACCTGGCCGCCAAGGCGACCCGGCGCCAGGCACGCATGCGGGCCATCACCCCGGGGCAGGGGCCGGCCAGCGGGCCCTTGGCATGGGCGACTGAGGTGCCTGAGCTAGCGGGCGCTTTCGACACGGCCTTCGCCTGGAGCAGCGAGCCGGGCCTCGACCTCCCCCGCTGGGAAACTCTGATGCCCACCCTGACCCAGGCCGAGATCCAGGCCGTGGCCGTGGTCGACGACCCCTGGGGCGTGGTCATCGATCTCGCCTATCTTATCCGCCGGGGCTATGCCCAGCGCGAGGCCTGGTTCGCCGAGGAAGGCGAGGAGCGCACCCTGGCCCGCTATATTCTGGCGCTGGCCAGGCAGAACCGGGAGTTCTGGGCCGAGCTTCCTCAGTTGGCCGATCAGCCGCGCATCGAGGAAGCCGCCAGGCGCTATGACGCCGAGATCGCCGATCTGGAAGCGAGGCTTTCTAGAATCGTGACGGACTGGCAAGCCTGGATGGAAACGCTCTGGACGCAGGGAGAGGTCGTCAGCCTGGCCGCGGCCCAGGCGCACTTCGACCCCGCCGAGCCCGAACATCACGACGCCATGGAGACCCTCTGGACCGCCGGCCTGCTCGGCCCCACCCAGAGCCAGGCCGGGGCCGAACTGGTCGAGCGGCTGATGGATCCGCAGCGTGGTCCCCAGGGCGAGGAAGCCGGACACTCCCTGTGGGCCGTGCTGCTCAGCCAACCTCGGTCGCTGACGCTCTCCGATGTGGCGCGGCTGCTGACGGCCGGCGACCTGGCCGCGGAACACGACTGGCAGGGCTGGACCGCCAACCTCAACCAGCTCGCCGCGGGCCTCGGCCAGGGCACCGCCGCCCTGCGTGAGGGCCTGTTCATCGCCATCGGGCCGGTGGTGGGCCCGCTGCTCAAGCAGCAGGGCGCCATGTCGGCCCACCAGACCCTGGTGGCGGGCTACTTCGCCGCGGCCCTGGCCCGCAGCGGCCAGCGGCTGGCCGCCGAGCCGGTCGCCGCCCGGCAACTGGTCGACTGGCTCAACGAGCCCGCCGTCCGAGCCGCCGGCGCGCCGGCCTCGCTCGCTCGATTGCGCCCGGACCTGCTGCCCGAGCTGGAGGGCCGGCGCATCACCACATTGCGTCTGGCGGCTAACGACGCCACCGCCCCGCCGCGGGGCAACCCCTTCGTCGAGACCCTCGAGGACGCGAAGCTCAAGAGCCTGTTGCTGGTGATTAATGGATGGATGCTGAAAGATGCCGTAGCGGATGTATTAGATGAAGGGCTTAGTGTTGAAACAGGCCTACCTCTAGGATCGAGTGCCGCCGGCACCGCCGCCGTGGTGGGGGCAATTACCCAGCAAGTGTTCGAAATACGTGCTGACAGCCTGCAGGCAACATCAGGGATGTCGGTAGTCTGGAAAAAGCGTTATGGCGAATTCCTTTTCATGGGTCAGGCGACAAACTTCGCCCTAGGCCTGGCCACCGCCTTCGATGCCATCTCCTTCGGCCGCCAGGCCCTCGACCGCTGGAGCAAGGGCGATGCCGACTCCACCGCCGTGCTGGCCGGCATGAGCGCCGCCAGCGCCGGCCAGGCCGCCCTGGCGGCGCGGGCCTTCTGGCTCTACCGCCGGGCCCGGGTCGCCCTGGCACTAGGCCAGGCAGCCGAGGCCGCGGCCCTGGCCAGCCGGGCCGGCACCCCGGGCATGATGCTCGGCCTGGTGATCCTGGTCATCGGCGGCGCCGTCAGCCTGCACTTCACTCGCGAGACGCCGCTGCAGGACTGGGTGCGCAACACCCGCTTCGGCCGCCGCCCTGCCGCCTGGGCGGGCGACCTGGAGCAGGAGCTCGACCGCCTGTTTCGCCTGCTCTATGCGCCCCGGGTGCGCCTGGAGCGTCGCGACGAATGGAACCATCGGCTTGGCACCCGCTATCAGTCCGTATGGCTGCTGGTGGAGTTTCCCGGCGCCGCGCCGCCCTTTCCCGGCATGTTCACCTGGCAGGCCAAGGCGACCTGGAGCACGGGCTGGTTCGGCGGCGAGACCCGCGAGGTGGTGCTCACCGAGCAGGACCTGGCGCTGGATATCGGCGGCCGGCACGGCGATCGCCCCGTCTATCGTCGCATCTTCCATGACGATGCCGAGGGCGCGACGCTGCAAGGCCTGAGCGGCACCCTGTACTATCGTCCCCGTCCCGGGCTGACGCTGTCGCCCATCGAACTGTCCATCGACTGA
- a CDS encoding type VI secretion system Vgr family protein yields the protein MPQPKGLHFTLSLAGVTREAGEAEPAVIDFTLEEALSAPFHLRVRFASRAADLSPEALLDRPASLTVWQDGVAQRRVHGIVSELGRGDRGHRRSHYEVVIRPALWRLSLRQNSRIFQRVSPLTILNTLCEERGLTDVAFAVTREPAEREYCVQYRETDLEFVERLAAEEGLFYFHQEVEGRGEDADLGAHRLVFADDPQVLTGLGERTYHHRAGGTPSQRHLRRLTQTARVRPARAQLKDYGFKQPAYGQLHDHQGEALEAHAQRGVVDRGYEHYDYPGRYKADASGQAFTRHRLEHLRHDALTLAGESDLPELAPGTRFTLTDHDVGEFNRGWQVVKVVHEGEQPQALEEDAVQAQGLRDRAGSEAMTRYHNTLTLTPDDAAWRPEPEPKPRVDGPQVAFVVGPEGEEIHCDAHGRVKVQFPWDRYAGPDTAGASGEAAVEGASAWLRVSQGWAGGGYGFQAIPRIGHEVIVSFLEGDPDQPLITGRTYHAVNTPPYPLPEHKTRTVLRTQTHQGEGFNELRFEDQHDQEQIWVHAQKDLELLTQNDRTEEVRRDSDLKVKRDRIGELDRDDHHSVHGERREKTDGAQHLTIDGSLHLSAGQAWLTESGRELHIQAGQKVVLEAGSELTLNAGGSFLKVDGGGITISGPSVKVNAGGSPGSGTGQGAQAPLRPGHAEPEVSENVTFTPPAALLKQQYVLHEAAQLGEGVCEVCQAASDQGANA from the coding sequence ATGCCCCAGCCCAAGGGACTGCACTTCACCCTGAGCCTCGCCGGCGTCACTCGTGAAGCGGGCGAGGCCGAGCCGGCGGTGATCGACTTCACCCTTGAGGAGGCGCTCTCGGCGCCCTTCCACCTGCGGGTGCGCTTCGCCAGCCGCGCCGCCGACCTCTCGCCGGAGGCGCTGCTCGACCGCCCGGCGAGCCTCACCGTGTGGCAGGACGGCGTGGCCCAGCGCCGGGTCCACGGCATCGTCAGCGAGCTCGGCCGCGGCGATCGCGGCCATCGCCGCAGCCACTACGAGGTGGTGATCCGCCCCGCGCTGTGGCGCCTCTCGCTGCGTCAGAACTCGCGGATCTTCCAGCGCGTCTCGCCGCTGACCATCCTCAACACCCTGTGCGAGGAGCGCGGCCTGACGGACGTGGCCTTCGCGGTGACCCGCGAGCCCGCCGAGCGCGAATACTGCGTGCAGTATCGCGAGACCGACCTCGAGTTCGTCGAACGCCTGGCCGCCGAGGAGGGGCTGTTCTATTTCCACCAGGAAGTTGAGGGGAGAGGCGAGGATGCCGACCTCGGCGCCCACCGGCTGGTGTTCGCCGACGATCCCCAGGTGCTCACCGGGCTCGGCGAGCGGACCTATCACCATCGCGCCGGCGGCACGCCGTCGCAGCGTCATCTGCGGCGGCTGACCCAGACCGCCCGGGTGCGCCCGGCGCGCGCCCAGCTCAAGGACTACGGCTTCAAGCAGCCGGCCTACGGCCAGCTCCACGATCACCAGGGGGAAGCTCTCGAGGCCCACGCCCAGCGTGGCGTCGTTGATAGAGGGTACGAGCACTACGACTACCCCGGCCGCTACAAGGCCGACGCCTCGGGCCAGGCCTTCACCCGCCACCGCCTCGAGCACTTGCGCCACGACGCCCTGACGCTGGCCGGCGAGAGCGACCTGCCCGAACTGGCGCCGGGCACGCGCTTCACCCTGACCGACCACGACGTCGGCGAGTTCAACCGCGGCTGGCAGGTCGTCAAGGTGGTCCACGAGGGAGAGCAGCCCCAGGCCCTCGAGGAAGACGCCGTGCAGGCGCAGGGCCTGCGGGATCGGGCAGGCTCGGAAGCCATGACCCGCTACCACAACACCCTGACGCTGACCCCGGACGACGCCGCCTGGCGCCCGGAACCCGAGCCCAAGCCGCGGGTCGACGGCCCCCAGGTGGCCTTCGTGGTCGGCCCCGAGGGTGAGGAGATCCACTGCGACGCACACGGCCGGGTCAAGGTGCAGTTTCCTTGGGACCGCTACGCTGGGCCCGATACCGCCGGGGCGAGCGGCGAAGCCGCTGTAGAAGGCGCCAGTGCCTGGCTGCGCGTCAGCCAGGGCTGGGCCGGGGGCGGTTACGGCTTCCAGGCCATCCCCAGGATCGGCCACGAGGTGATCGTCTCCTTCCTGGAGGGCGACCCGGACCAGCCGCTGATCACCGGGCGCACCTACCACGCGGTGAATACGCCGCCGTACCCGCTGCCCGAGCACAAGACGCGCACCGTGCTGCGCACCCAGACCCACCAGGGCGAGGGCTTCAACGAGCTGCGCTTCGAGGACCAGCACGACCAGGAACAGATCTGGGTGCACGCCCAGAAGGACCTGGAACTGCTCACCCAGAACGACCGCACCGAGGAGGTTCGCCGCGACAGCGATCTCAAAGTCAAGCGCGACCGCATCGGCGAGCTCGACCGCGACGACCACCACAGCGTGCACGGCGAGCGGCGCGAGAAGACCGACGGCGCCCAGCACCTGACCATCGACGGCAGCCTGCACCTCAGCGCCGGCCAGGCCTGGCTCACCGAGAGCGGCCGCGAACTGCATATCCAGGCCGGCCAGAAGGTGGTGCTGGAGGCCGGCAGCGAGCTGACACTCAACGCCGGCGGCAGCTTCCTCAAGGTCGACGGCGGCGGCATCACCATCAGTGGCCCCAGCGTGAAGGTCAATGCCGGCGGCAGCCCCGGCAGCGGCACGGGGCAGGGCGCCCAGGCGCCGCTGCGACCGGGGCATGCCGAGCCGGAAGTGAGCGAGAACGTGACGTTCACGCCGCCCGCGGCGCTGCTCAAGCAGCAGTATGTGCTGCATGAGGCGGCGCAACTCGGCGAAGGCGTCTGCGAGGTCTGCCAGGCGGCAAGCGACCAGGGAGCGAACGCATGA
- a CDS encoding CbbQ/NirQ/NorQ/GpvN family protein, translating to MAVSPLASTTREQAPPFYQSVGNECTMFEQAFRQRLPLLLKGPTGCGKTRFVSHMAARLGKPLYTVACHDDLTAADLTGRYLLQGGETRWVDGPLTRAVREGGICYLDEVVEARKDVSVVLHPLTDDRRLLPLERTGELLEAPDDFMLVVSYNPGYQHILKSLKPSTRQRFVAMSFDFPLPGVERDIVARESGLPAERCAALVNLAASLRAMKGQDLEEGVSTRLLVYCATLIQGGMPILEAARATLVEPLSDDADVQQGLMEAIRATFG from the coding sequence ATGGCTGTTTCCCCCCTGGCTTCCACCACTCGTGAGCAGGCACCGCCTTTCTACCAGAGCGTCGGCAACGAGTGCACGATGTTCGAGCAGGCCTTTCGCCAGCGCCTGCCGCTGCTGCTCAAGGGGCCGACCGGCTGCGGCAAGACCCGCTTCGTCAGCCACATGGCGGCGAGGCTCGGCAAGCCGCTGTATACGGTGGCCTGCCACGACGACCTGACCGCCGCCGACCTCACCGGCCGCTACCTGCTGCAGGGCGGCGAGACCCGCTGGGTCGACGGCCCCCTGACCCGCGCGGTGCGCGAGGGCGGCATCTGCTACCTCGACGAGGTGGTCGAGGCCCGCAAGGACGTCAGCGTGGTGCTGCACCCGCTGACCGACGACCGTCGCCTGCTGCCGCTGGAGCGCACCGGCGAGCTGCTCGAGGCGCCGGACGACTTCATGCTGGTGGTTTCCTACAACCCCGGCTACCAGCACATCCTCAAGTCGCTCAAGCCCAGCACCCGCCAGCGTTTCGTGGCGATGTCCTTCGATTTCCCGCTCCCCGGGGTGGAGCGCGACATCGTCGCCCGGGAGAGCGGCTTGCCCGCCGAGCGCTGCGCGGCCCTGGTCAACCTGGCCGCGAGCCTGCGCGCCATGAAGGGCCAGGACCTGGAGGAGGGCGTGTCCACCCGCTTGCTGGTCTACTGCGCGACCCTGATCCAGGGCGGCATGCCGATCCTCGAGGCGGCCCGGGCCACCCTGGTGGAGCCGCTCTCCGACGACGCGGATGTCCAGCAGGGGCTGATGGAAGCCATTCGCGCCACTTTTGGGTGA
- a CDS encoding DUF4123 domain-containing protein — protein MTVYHYLMIDGSLNPEALKALYAPEVALEVWPLLHATAYAALAASGPLLAVIAPDSHVDRQWQGQQPPYRYAWRWTSDLSPDEAMHHWQARLIMRAPFEREVWLRFADARVISRALQREAMPPGFWEHTVSAQLPGEGAFSPWERQRPDSPPFFLSERRLAALAAPSDTEEVA, from the coding sequence ATGACGGTTTATCACTACCTGATGATCGATGGCAGCCTCAATCCCGAGGCCCTGAAGGCCCTCTACGCGCCGGAGGTGGCACTCGAGGTCTGGCCGTTGCTCCACGCGACGGCCTATGCCGCCCTGGCTGCCTCGGGGCCCTTGCTGGCCGTCATCGCGCCTGATAGCCATGTCGACCGTCAATGGCAAGGCCAGCAGCCGCCATATCGTTATGCCTGGCGATGGACCAGCGACCTGTCGCCTGACGAGGCCATGCATCACTGGCAGGCGCGCCTGATCATGCGCGCTCCCTTCGAGCGAGAGGTCTGGCTGCGCTTCGCCGATGCTCGAGTCATCTCCCGGGCGCTCCAGCGGGAGGCCATGCCGCCTGGCTTCTGGGAGCACACGGTGAGCGCGCAACTGCCCGGCGAGGGAGCGTTCAGCCCCTGGGAACGTCAGCGTCCCGATTCGCCGCCCTTCTTCCTCAGCGAGCGTCGACTCGCGGCCCTCGCCGCGCCGTCCGATACAGAGGAGGTTGCATGA
- a CDS encoding nitric oxide reductase activation protein NorD has translation MLDFLEVEEFVGRHWHRWASGAASYPDHPEAAVTLESLRPMLGVFFRAGGGEAGVEVAAIAARASSHRLSLRQRLGLDEEALDQARRDEEHLLLPPGIALFPETALNRDLYLWLTAFLAEARPVEPAADPLQADLLRLREARRAARAALARFPGLTDRYVRLCGELLAIRPRRRRLPPREAELEAALCAELGAPDPEGQWARAMQRAIRDDTFPLDDFRAPRGYRPTLPVPLWGQAVTLGTREDGAGVRADDDETPLAGGDAREDDHGKRKADRREQDQADRDDPLILNASEKMLSWAEMVNLNRHVEDEEEDAARQAADQIDEIVLSPDRQRASSRLKLDLDLAPDEVAGGRLKGRHTYPEWNHRKQAYLPDHCVVHCDLQSEEGEDWTPDEVTRRRIRRVRREFEALRPRRELLRGQLDGSELDMDAVIRSRCDLAATGEASDRLYLDSRTQARDLAVSILVDVSLSTEAWLADRRVLDVAKEALLVLGHGLAGCGDDYAIHSFTSQRRHRVWVKTLKDFDEPMGERVSRRIAALKPGSYTRMGAAIRHLTAALAERPSRHRLLLLLTDGKPNDNDYYEGRYGIEDTRKAVLEARRQEVRVFGVTIDREAGRYIPHLFGRGGYAIVQRPEHLSLALPGIYRQIIAT, from the coding sequence ATGCTCGATTTCCTCGAGGTCGAGGAGTTCGTCGGCCGGCACTGGCACCGCTGGGCCTCCGGGGCGGCCAGCTACCCCGACCACCCCGAGGCGGCAGTGACCCTAGAGAGCCTGCGTCCCATGCTCGGGGTCTTCTTCCGCGCCGGCGGCGGCGAGGCCGGCGTCGAGGTGGCCGCCATCGCCGCCCGCGCCTCGTCCCACCGGCTGAGCCTGCGCCAGCGCCTGGGCCTCGACGAGGAGGCCCTCGACCAGGCCCGGCGCGACGAGGAACACCTGCTGCTGCCGCCAGGCATCGCGCTGTTTCCCGAGACCGCGCTCAACCGCGACCTCTACCTGTGGCTCACGGCCTTCCTGGCCGAGGCTCGGCCGGTCGAGCCGGCCGCCGACCCGCTGCAGGCCGACCTGTTGCGCCTGCGCGAGGCGCGGCGTGCCGCGCGGGCGGCGCTGGCGCGCTTCCCGGGGCTGACGGATCGCTATGTCCGCCTGTGCGGCGAGCTGCTGGCGATCCGCCCCCGGCGCCGGCGGCTGCCGCCCCGTGAGGCGGAGCTGGAAGCCGCCCTGTGCGCGGAGCTGGGCGCCCCGGACCCCGAGGGGCAATGGGCCCGGGCCATGCAGCGGGCCATTCGCGACGACACTTTCCCCCTGGACGACTTCCGTGCGCCGCGCGGCTACCGGCCGACGCTGCCCGTGCCGCTATGGGGCCAGGCCGTGACATTGGGCACCCGGGAGGACGGGGCGGGCGTGCGTGCCGATGACGACGAGACTCCACTCGCCGGAGGCGATGCCCGGGAGGACGACCACGGCAAGCGCAAGGCCGACCGCCGCGAGCAGGACCAGGCCGACCGCGACGACCCGCTGATCCTCAACGCCTCCGAGAAGATGCTCTCCTGGGCCGAGATGGTGAACCTCAACCGCCACGTGGAGGACGAGGAGGAGGACGCGGCCCGCCAGGCCGCCGACCAGATCGACGAGATCGTCCTCAGTCCCGACCGCCAGCGCGCCAGCTCGAGGCTCAAGCTCGATCTCGACCTGGCGCCGGACGAGGTCGCCGGCGGCCGGCTGAAGGGGCGCCATACCTATCCGGAGTGGAACCACCGCAAGCAGGCCTACCTGCCCGACCACTGCGTGGTGCACTGCGACCTGCAGAGCGAGGAGGGCGAGGACTGGACGCCCGACGAGGTGACACGTCGACGCATCCGCCGGGTGCGCCGCGAGTTCGAGGCGCTGCGTCCGCGCCGTGAACTCCTGCGCGGTCAGCTCGATGGCAGCGAGCTGGACATGGACGCGGTGATCCGCTCGCGCTGCGACCTGGCCGCCACCGGCGAGGCCAGCGACCGCCTCTACCTCGATAGCCGCACCCAGGCCCGCGACCTGGCGGTGTCGATCCTGGTGGACGTGTCGCTGTCCACCGAGGCCTGGCTGGCGGATCGCCGGGTGCTGGACGTGGCCAAGGAGGCGCTGCTGGTGCTGGGCCACGGGCTGGCCGGCTGCGGCGACGACTACGCCATCCACAGCTTCACCTCCCAGCGTCGCCATCGGGTCTGGGTCAAGACCCTGAAGGACTTCGACGAACCCATGGGCGAGCGGGTGTCGCGGCGCATCGCCGCGCTCAAGCCGGGCTCCTACACCCGCATGGGAGCGGCCATCCGCCATCTGACCGCGGCACTCGCCGAGCGGCCCAGCCGGCATCGGCTGCTGCTGCTGCTCACCGACGGCAAGCCCAACGACAACGACTACTACGAGGGACGCTACGGGATCGAGGACACCCGCAAGGCGGTGCTCGAGGCGCGCCGCCAGGAGGTGCGGGTCTTCGGCGTGACCATCGACCGCGAGGCGGGCCGCTATATCCCGCACCTGTTCGGCCGCGGCGGCTATGCCATCGTGCAGCGCCCCGAGCATCTCTCCCTGGCGTTGCCGGGGATCTACCGCCAGATCATTGCCACCTGA